The Acinetobacter pittii genome contains a region encoding:
- a CDS encoding TatD family hydrolase has protein sequence MHLFDTHTHFDVADFDKDRQQLALEAKKVGVDALVLIGFLQSRFDELVQTHHQLKSWENVPTSYLAPGLHPFYIEEHQPEHLAHLEHILQQHDCVAVGEIGLDTFLKEHKQPDVYAKQKQYFADQLELATQYQKPVLLHIRKAHGDVLAILKAQKFKLGGIAHAFSGGVEEAKGLIKLGFKIGVTGQITNPNAKKLHTVVQAIGAEHLVIETDCPDMTPLCCQTSTEQRTRNTPVNLPYVLQSLAENLNMSEPDLAELLWKNSLTALKLS, from the coding sequence ATGCATTTGTTTGATACCCATACCCATTTCGATGTTGCCGATTTTGATAAAGATCGGCAGCAGCTAGCACTCGAGGCAAAAAAAGTGGGTGTAGATGCTTTGGTTTTAATTGGCTTTTTACAGTCCCGCTTTGATGAGTTGGTGCAGACTCATCATCAGTTAAAAAGTTGGGAAAATGTGCCTACTTCTTATTTAGCACCAGGCTTACACCCGTTTTATATTGAGGAGCATCAACCAGAGCATCTGGCTCATCTTGAACATATCTTGCAGCAACATGACTGCGTGGCTGTAGGTGAAATTGGCTTGGATACTTTCTTAAAAGAACATAAGCAGCCAGATGTATATGCAAAGCAAAAACAATATTTTGCAGATCAGTTAGAGCTGGCAACCCAATACCAAAAACCAGTGTTACTCCACATTCGAAAAGCGCACGGTGATGTGCTTGCTATATTAAAAGCTCAAAAATTTAAATTGGGTGGCATTGCTCATGCATTTAGTGGCGGGGTAGAAGAGGCAAAGGGTCTTATTAAGCTTGGTTTTAAAATTGGTGTGACGGGGCAGATTACCAACCCGAATGCAAAAAAACTTCATACCGTTGTGCAGGCTATAGGTGCAGAGCACTTGGTGATTGAAACAGATTGTCCAGATATGACACCGCTTTGCTGTCAAACCTCAACAGAACAGCGGACTCGTAATACCCCTGTTAATTTGCCCTATGTTTTACAAAGTTTGGCTGAAAATTTAAATATGTCAGAGCCGGATTTGGCTGAGTTGCTGTGGAAAAACTCTCTCACTGCATTGAAATTATCGTAA
- a CDS encoding RsiV family protein — translation MLSSKASLRLTLLASAIFLVACQPKADPKDSQEQQKSAVQEQKPVELTLKGETIPSKVVLPDCDGKTCPEFTVERLQSNFPFIDKIIDQQILNTLNQILEIAEPDAKSTQTEQKTEASAAAGAEQKNSFDAQVQRYANSFIDLDNELKALSSNHQINLLVKPKILQAQGKVVTVVLNSSSYLGGAHGSAAQHYYNFDLKEQKQIELEDLLRPQKKAALEKLAHEAFKTWVTDSKLADNVADYEQAWPFKLSNNFLLGEQGLILQYGEYEIGPYVVGLPRLVIPYDQLQDVLKEEYLPPPKAKPASAPVAKSAG, via the coding sequence TCTTTTTGGTAGCATGCCAACCTAAAGCTGATCCTAAGGATTCTCAAGAGCAGCAAAAATCCGCTGTTCAAGAACAAAAGCCAGTAGAGTTGACTTTGAAAGGTGAAACAATTCCTAGTAAGGTGGTTTTACCTGATTGTGATGGTAAAACTTGTCCGGAATTTACGGTAGAACGTCTACAGAGTAATTTTCCTTTTATTGACAAAATTATAGATCAGCAAATCTTAAATACATTAAATCAAATTTTAGAAATTGCTGAACCTGATGCTAAGAGCACACAAACGGAACAAAAAACAGAAGCTTCGGCGGCTGCAGGTGCAGAGCAAAAAAATAGCTTTGATGCGCAGGTGCAACGTTATGCAAATTCATTTATCGATCTAGATAATGAGCTAAAAGCTTTAAGTAGTAATCATCAGATCAACCTCTTAGTTAAACCTAAGATTTTGCAAGCTCAAGGCAAAGTTGTCACTGTGGTCCTTAATAGTAGTAGCTATTTAGGTGGGGCTCATGGCTCTGCTGCACAGCATTACTATAATTTCGATTTAAAAGAGCAAAAACAGATTGAGCTTGAAGATTTGTTGCGCCCACAGAAAAAAGCTGCATTGGAAAAGTTAGCACATGAAGCTTTTAAGACCTGGGTAACTGATTCCAAACTTGCTGATAATGTTGCTGACTATGAACAAGCATGGCCATTTAAATTATCTAATAACTTCTTGTTGGGTGAGCAAGGTTTAATCCTTCAATACGGTGAGTATGAAATTGGACCATACGTAGTTGGACTCCCTCGATTAGTCATTCCTTATGACCAATTGCAAGATGTGTTGAAAGAAGAATATTTGCCACCGCCTAAAGCCAAACCTGCTTCGGCACCAGTTGCAAAAAGTGCTGGCTAA